The following coding sequences lie in one Musa acuminata AAA Group cultivar baxijiao chromosome BXJ3-1, Cavendish_Baxijiao_AAA, whole genome shotgun sequence genomic window:
- the LOC103998445 gene encoding synaptotagmin-5 isoform X2, which produces MGFVVGLLLGVVVGVGLVMVFVRWENARSKSRGQLAASVVAFARMTIEDSQKLLPAEFYPSWLKWLNLELTKIWPYVNEAASELIRNSVELVLEQYKPAILASLKFSKLTLGTVAPQFTGVSIIEEDKSGITMELELQWDGNPSIILDIRTRLGVALPVQVKNIGFTGVFRLIFKPLVQEFPCFGAVSYSLREKKKLDFTLKVVGGDISSLPGISNVLEGTIRDAIEDSITWPVRKIISILPGDYSDLELKPVGILEVKLVQASDLTNKDVIGKSDPFAVLYIRPLQDRTKTSKTINNDLNPIWNEHFEFIVEDATTQNLTVKIYDDEGLQPPEFIGCAQVKLKDLQPGKVKDVWLKLVKDLEVQRDKKDRGQVHLELLYCPYGMENEFTNPFASQNLSMTSLEKILKGSRNATDAASIDRTATKRKKEVIVRGVLSVTVISAEELPVMDVMGKADPFVVIRMKKTDTRNKTRVVNGSLNPIWNQTFDLVVEDGLHDMLILEVWDHDTFGKDYMGRCIMTLTRVIMEGEVRDSFPLEGTTSATLQLYLKWTPQPIYRDC; this is translated from the exons ATGGGATTCGTCGTCGGCCTCCTCCTGGGAGTCGTCGTCGGCGTCGGGCTCGTCATGGTCTTCGTCCGCTGGGAGAACGCTCGATCCAAGAGCCGAGGACAGCTG GCTGCTTCTGTAGTGGCTTTCGCAAGAATGACAATTGAAGATTCACAGAAACTTctgccagctgaattttacccttCATGG CTGAAATGGCTCAACCTTGAACTTACCAAGATTTGGCCTTATGTTAATGAG GCAGCATCCGAGCTGATAAGAAATTCTGTTGAGCTAGTACTAGAACAATATAAACCAGCCATCTTAGCTTCTCTGAAGTTTTCGAAGCTGACTCTGGGAACCGTTGCTCCACAATTTACAG GTGTTTCAATCATCGAGGAAGATAAATCTGGGATTACAATGGAGTTGGAGTTGCAGTGGGATGGCAATCCAAGTATTATACTTGATATTCGAACTAGACTTGGTGTGGCACTTCCTGTACAG GTGAAAAACATTGGCTTTACAGGGGTATTCCGTTTGATTTTTAAACCATTGGTGCAAGAGTTTccttgttttggggctgtttcttATTCTTTAAGAGAGaag AAAAAGCTTGATTTTACACTCAAGGTGGTTGGTGGCGACATATCATCTCTTCCTGGTATTTCCAATGTACTTGAG GGAACAATTCGTGATGCTATTGAGGATTCAATAACATGGCCAGTAcgtaaaattatttccattttacCTGGAGATTACAG TGACCTAGAACTGAAACCTGTTGGTATACTGGAAGTAAAGCTTGTGCAAGCAAGTGATTTGACAAATAAGGATGTGATAGGGAAATCCGATCCCTTCGCTGTGTTATATATACGCCCATTGCAGGACAGAACGAAGACTAGCAAAACTATT AACAATGATTTAAATCCTATCTGGAATGAACACTTTGAGTTTATTGTGGAAGATGCAACCACTCAGAATTTGACAGTAAAGATATATGATGATGAAGGGTTACAACCTCCTGAATTTATTGGTTGTGCTCAAGTAAAGTTAAAGGATCTTCAGCCTGGAAAAGTTAAAGATGTGTGGTTGAAACTTGTCAAAGATTTGGAAGTGCAGAGAGACAAGAAGGATCGTGGCCAG GTGCACCTGGAGCTGCTATATTGTCCTTACGggatggagaatgagtttactaatcccTTTGCTAGTCAAAACTTGTCCATGACTTCTTTGGAGAAGATTCTTAAAGGTAGCAGAAATGCAACTGACGCTGCAAGCATAGACCGGACAGCAACTAAACGGAAAAAGGAGGTCATAGTAAGAGGAGTGCTTTCTGTGACGGTCATCTCTGCCGAGGAGTTGCCTGTGATGGATGTTATGGGAAAGGCAGATCCCTTCGTGGTGATTCGCATGAAAAAAACCGATACAAGGAACAAAACAAGG GTAGTAAATGGAAGCTTGAATCCAATCTGGAATCAGACCTTTGACCTTGTTGTTGAAGATGGTCTGCACGATATGCTTATATTGGAAGTTTGGGACCATGATACATTTGGGAAG GACTATATGGGGCGATGCATCATGACGCTCACAAGGGTTATAATGGAAGGGGAGGTCAGAGACAGTTTTCCTTTAGAAGGGACTACATCTGCAACGCTCCAACTGTATCTGAAGTGGACGCCACAACCCATATATCGGGACTGTTGA
- the LOC103998445 gene encoding synaptotagmin-5 isoform X1: MGFVVGLLLGVVVGVGLVMVFVRWENARSKSRGQLAASVVAFARMTIEDSQKLLPAEFYPSWVVFSQRQKLKWLNLELTKIWPYVNEAASELIRNSVELVLEQYKPAILASLKFSKLTLGTVAPQFTGVSIIEEDKSGITMELELQWDGNPSIILDIRTRLGVALPVQVKNIGFTGVFRLIFKPLVQEFPCFGAVSYSLREKKKLDFTLKVVGGDISSLPGISNVLEGTIRDAIEDSITWPVRKIISILPGDYSDLELKPVGILEVKLVQASDLTNKDVIGKSDPFAVLYIRPLQDRTKTSKTINNDLNPIWNEHFEFIVEDATTQNLTVKIYDDEGLQPPEFIGCAQVKLKDLQPGKVKDVWLKLVKDLEVQRDKKDRGQVHLELLYCPYGMENEFTNPFASQNLSMTSLEKILKGSRNATDAASIDRTATKRKKEVIVRGVLSVTVISAEELPVMDVMGKADPFVVIRMKKTDTRNKTRVVNGSLNPIWNQTFDLVVEDGLHDMLILEVWDHDTFGKDYMGRCIMTLTRVIMEGEVRDSFPLEGTTSATLQLYLKWTPQPIYRDC; encoded by the exons ATGGGATTCGTCGTCGGCCTCCTCCTGGGAGTCGTCGTCGGCGTCGGGCTCGTCATGGTCTTCGTCCGCTGGGAGAACGCTCGATCCAAGAGCCGAGGACAGCTG GCTGCTTCTGTAGTGGCTTTCGCAAGAATGACAATTGAAGATTCACAGAAACTTctgccagctgaattttacccttCATGGGTTGTATTTTCCCAGCGTCAGAAG CTGAAATGGCTCAACCTTGAACTTACCAAGATTTGGCCTTATGTTAATGAG GCAGCATCCGAGCTGATAAGAAATTCTGTTGAGCTAGTACTAGAACAATATAAACCAGCCATCTTAGCTTCTCTGAAGTTTTCGAAGCTGACTCTGGGAACCGTTGCTCCACAATTTACAG GTGTTTCAATCATCGAGGAAGATAAATCTGGGATTACAATGGAGTTGGAGTTGCAGTGGGATGGCAATCCAAGTATTATACTTGATATTCGAACTAGACTTGGTGTGGCACTTCCTGTACAG GTGAAAAACATTGGCTTTACAGGGGTATTCCGTTTGATTTTTAAACCATTGGTGCAAGAGTTTccttgttttggggctgtttcttATTCTTTAAGAGAGaag AAAAAGCTTGATTTTACACTCAAGGTGGTTGGTGGCGACATATCATCTCTTCCTGGTATTTCCAATGTACTTGAG GGAACAATTCGTGATGCTATTGAGGATTCAATAACATGGCCAGTAcgtaaaattatttccattttacCTGGAGATTACAG TGACCTAGAACTGAAACCTGTTGGTATACTGGAAGTAAAGCTTGTGCAAGCAAGTGATTTGACAAATAAGGATGTGATAGGGAAATCCGATCCCTTCGCTGTGTTATATATACGCCCATTGCAGGACAGAACGAAGACTAGCAAAACTATT AACAATGATTTAAATCCTATCTGGAATGAACACTTTGAGTTTATTGTGGAAGATGCAACCACTCAGAATTTGACAGTAAAGATATATGATGATGAAGGGTTACAACCTCCTGAATTTATTGGTTGTGCTCAAGTAAAGTTAAAGGATCTTCAGCCTGGAAAAGTTAAAGATGTGTGGTTGAAACTTGTCAAAGATTTGGAAGTGCAGAGAGACAAGAAGGATCGTGGCCAG GTGCACCTGGAGCTGCTATATTGTCCTTACGggatggagaatgagtttactaatcccTTTGCTAGTCAAAACTTGTCCATGACTTCTTTGGAGAAGATTCTTAAAGGTAGCAGAAATGCAACTGACGCTGCAAGCATAGACCGGACAGCAACTAAACGGAAAAAGGAGGTCATAGTAAGAGGAGTGCTTTCTGTGACGGTCATCTCTGCCGAGGAGTTGCCTGTGATGGATGTTATGGGAAAGGCAGATCCCTTCGTGGTGATTCGCATGAAAAAAACCGATACAAGGAACAAAACAAGG GTAGTAAATGGAAGCTTGAATCCAATCTGGAATCAGACCTTTGACCTTGTTGTTGAAGATGGTCTGCACGATATGCTTATATTGGAAGTTTGGGACCATGATACATTTGGGAAG GACTATATGGGGCGATGCATCATGACGCTCACAAGGGTTATAATGGAAGGGGAGGTCAGAGACAGTTTTCCTTTAGAAGGGACTACATCTGCAACGCTCCAACTGTATCTGAAGTGGACGCCACAACCCATATATCGGGACTGTTGA
- the LOC103998437 gene encoding phosphoenolpyruvate phosphatase, whose translation MGLCSSLLLLYLVLVCFVNDVLSGRTSSFTRSEWPSTDIPLDNEAFVVPDGYNAPQQVHITQGDYDGKAVIISWVTEPEPGTSEVWYGAVEHEFEHKAEGKNTNYTFYNYKSGYIHHCLVDGLEYNTKYYYRIGTGATAREFWFQTPPEIDPDAPYIFGIIGDLGQTFNSLSTLEHYMQTGGQTVLFVGDLSYADRYEYNDGVRWDSWGRLIEKSAAYQPWIWTAGNHDIDFRPDLGEVSTFKPYMHRFATPYVASQSSSPLWYAVRRASAHIIVLSSYSPFVKYTPQWFWLRGELKQVNREKTPWLIVLMHVPMYNSNEAHYMEGEAMRAVFESWFVHYKVDIVFAGHVHAYERSYRVSNINYNITSGNRYPVPDKSAPVYITVGDGGNQEGLAERFSKLQPDYSAYREASYGHSTLELKNRTHALYHWNRNDDGKHVPTDHIIFHNQYWASNRRRRSLKKHRKFPGHASLIAKYEELFPVLA comes from the exons ATGGGTCTTTGCAGCTCGCTACTCTTGTTGTATCTGGTCCTTGTATGCTTTGTGAACGATGTTCTTTCTGGGCGTACAAGTTCTTTCACGCGCTCTGAATGGCCGTCTACTGATATCCCTCTGGATAATGAAGCGTTTGTAGTTCCAGATGGTTATAATGCTCCGCAGCAG GTCCATATTACCCAAGGAGATTATGATGGAAAAGCTGTAATAATATCTTGGGTCACAGAACCTGAACCTGGCACTAGCGAAGTTTGGTATGGTGCAGTGGAGCATGAATTTGAGCATAAAGCTGAAGGGAAAAATACAAACTATACCTTTTACAATTATAAATCTGGATATATTCATCACTGCCTTGTTGATGGACTGGAG TACAACACAAAATATTATTATAGAATTGGAACAGGTGCCACTGCTCGAGAATTTTGGTTCCAAACACCTCCTGAGATTGATCCAGATGCTCCATACATATTTGGCATTATAG GTGATTTGGGGCAGACATTTAACTCACTTTCCACCCTGGAGCATTATATGCAAACTGGTGGACAGACTGTGTTGTTTGTTGGAGATCTCTCGTATGCTGATAGGTATGAATATAATGATGGTGTCCGCTGGGATTCATGGGGTCGACTTATAGAAAAGAGTGCTGCATATCAGCCATGGATTTGGACTGCTGGAAATCATGACATAGACTTCAGACCTGATCTG GGAGAAGTTTCCACTTTCAAACCTTATATGCACAGATTCGCAACACCTTATGTGGCTTCCCAAAGCAGTTCTCCCCTTTGGTATGCAGTTAGGCGTGCATCTGCTCATATTATTGTGCTTTCGAGTTATTCACCATTTG TTAAATACACTCCTCAATGGTTTTGGCTGCGGGGAGAGCTGAAGCAAGTCAACAGAGAAAAAACACCATGGCTGATTGTTCTCATGCATGTTCCAATGTACAATAGTAATGAAGCACATTATATGGAGGGTGAGGCCATGCGGGCTGTTTTTGAAAGTTGGTTTGTACATTACAAGGTTGACATCGTCTTTGCTGGTCACGTGCATGCCTACGAGAGATCG TATCGTGTGTCCAATATCAACTACAACATTACCTCTGGTAACCGTTATCCTGTGCCTGACAAATCAGCACCTGTCTACATAACTGTTGGAGATGGAGGAAATCAGGAAGGTCTTGCTGAAAG GTTTTCGAAGCTGCAACCTGACTACTCTGCATATCGGGAGGCAAGTTATGGGCATTCGACATTGGAATTGAAGAATAGAACCCATGCCTTGTACCATTGGAACAGAAATGATGACGGAAAACATGTGCCAACAGACCACATCATATTCCACAACCAGTACTG GGCAAGCAACAGGAGGAGGAGAAGTCTAAAAAAGCACCGTAAGTTTCCAGGTCATGCCAGCCTCATTGCCAAATACGAAGAGCTATTCCCCGTTCTGGCCTGA